A DNA window from Haliovirga abyssi contains the following coding sequences:
- the frr gene encoding ribosome recycling factor yields MAETLMKEIEERMQKSIDATKGKLAAIRAGRASINMLDGIMVNYYGNPTPLNQVANLSAPEARALTIEPWDINAIKDIEKAIQMSNLGLTPNNNGKLIRLQIPELTEERRKDYLKLAKKEDEDGKIAIRNVRKDINNKLRKMQKDSDITEDELKSYETKVQKITDKYIKNVDELFVKKEKEIMGK; encoded by the coding sequence ATGGCAGAAACTTTGATGAAAGAAATTGAAGAAAGAATGCAAAAATCAATAGATGCAACAAAAGGAAAATTAGCTGCAATAAGGGCAGGAAGAGCAAGTATTAATATGCTTGACGGAATAATGGTTAATTATTATGGAAATCCAACTCCATTAAATCAAGTAGCTAATTTATCAGCTCCAGAAGCAAGAGCACTTACAATAGAACCGTGGGATATTAATGCTATAAAAGATATAGAAAAAGCAATTCAAATGTCTAATTTAGGATTAACTCCAAATAATAATGGGAAATTAATAAGGCTTCAAATCCCAGAATTAACAGAAGAGAGAAGAAAAGATTATTTGAAATTAGCTAAAAAAGAGGATGAAGATGGAAAAATAGCAATAAGAAATGTAAGAAAAGATATAAATAATAAGCTTAGAAAAATGCAAAAAGATAGTGATATAACAGAAGATGAATTAAAATCATATGAAACTAAAGTTCAAAAAATTACTGATAAATATATAAAAAATGTAGATGAACTTTTTGTTAAAAAAGAAAAAGAGATAATGGGGAAATAA
- a CDS encoding indolepyruvate ferredoxin oxidoreductase subunit alpha, translating to MAYRIDADTCVGCGACAGVCPVSAISEGENGKYVIDEDTCIDCGACAGVCPVNAIAEA from the coding sequence GTGGCTTATAGAATTGATGCTGATACTTGTGTAGGATGTGGAGCATGTGCAGGAGTATGTCCAGTAAGTGCTATCTCTGAAGGAGAGAACGGAAAATATGTAATAGATGAAGATACATGTATTGATTGTGGAGCATGCGCAGGAGTATGTCCAGTAAATGCTATTGCGGAAGCGTAG
- a CDS encoding isoprenyl transferase → MEIKKPKHIAIIMDGNGRWAKKRMLPRTAGHNAGVKTVRRILKAADKYGIKYLTLYAFSTENWKRPQKEVDALMHLFHLFLNRERKKMMKDNVKLIFSGIREGISEKLLILMDEVVDELKNNSGIVLNIAFNYGGRREIIDAINLVLKDGKKEITEENFKKYLYHPEIPEPELVIRTSGEFRISNFLLWEIAYSEFYITKKLWPDFKQEDLLEAINVYMKRERRFGGV, encoded by the coding sequence ATGGAAATAAAAAAACCAAAACATATAGCTATTATAATGGATGGTAACGGAAGATGGGCAAAAAAAAGAATGTTGCCAAGGACAGCAGGCCATAATGCAGGTGTAAAAACTGTAAGAAGAATATTAAAAGCTGCTGATAAATATGGTATAAAATATTTAACTTTATATGCTTTTTCAACAGAAAATTGGAAAAGACCACAAAAAGAAGTTGATGCGCTTATGCATCTATTTCATCTTTTTTTGAATAGAGAGAGAAAAAAAATGATGAAAGATAATGTTAAACTTATATTTTCTGGTATTAGAGAAGGGATATCGGAAAAGCTTTTAATTTTAATGGATGAAGTTGTAGATGAATTAAAAAATAACAGTGGAATAGTATTAAATATAGCATTTAATTATGGCGGAAGAAGAGAAATTATAGATGCAATAAATTTAGTATTAAAAGATGGAAAAAAAGAAATTACAGAAGAAAATTTCAAGAAATATTTATATCATCCAGAAATACCAGAACCAGAATTGGTAATAAGGACAAGTGGTGAATTTAGAATAAGTAATTTTTTATTATGGGAAATAGCATATTCAGAATTCTATATTACTAAAAAATTATGGCCAGATTTTAAACAAGAAGATTTATTAGAAGCTATAAATGTGTATATGAAAAGAGAAAGAAGATTTGGAGGAGTTTAG
- a CDS encoding phosphatidate cytidylyltransferase yields the protein MKGRIIVAVIFIPLLIWIMLCGEYSLLLFVEVVVGVALYEFYKMFEKKDMNVYLKTGVIIGLLIPIFYSYSIWAKLKREKYAYFALVAIILYFMIKQVISGRIKEAISEISYTIFGVIYISFMFSHLLLLRYISNTPKNILGFNFTEGRLWILTIFLLIWASDSAAYFIGVKYGKHKIMPKVSPKKSVEGSIAGIIAPILSMILLKYVFFNELSFLHIILIGALVGIFGEFGDLSESLLKREFEIKDSGTILLGHGGIWDRFDSLIFAIPVLYYYLKFFVF from the coding sequence ATGAAAGGGAGAATTATAGTTGCGGTGATTTTTATTCCTCTTCTTATATGGATAATGTTGTGTGGGGAATATTCATTATTGTTATTTGTAGAGGTTGTTGTTGGTGTGGCATTATATGAATTTTATAAAATGTTTGAGAAAAAAGATATGAATGTATATTTAAAAACAGGAGTTATAATAGGATTGTTGATCCCTATTTTTTATAGTTATTCAATATGGGCTAAATTAAAAAGGGAAAAATATGCATATTTTGCATTGGTTGCTATTATTTTATATTTTATGATAAAACAAGTTATATCTGGAAGGATAAAAGAAGCTATAAGTGAAATTTCATATACAATTTTTGGAGTTATTTATATATCTTTTATGTTTTCTCATTTGCTGCTTTTGAGATATATATCAAATACTCCTAAAAATATTTTGGGATTTAATTTTACAGAAGGAAGGTTATGGATTTTAACTATATTTTTATTGATTTGGGCATCTGATTCAGCGGCGTATTTTATAGGTGTGAAATATGGGAAACATAAAATTATGCCTAAAGTTAGTCCTAAAAAATCTGTGGAGGGAAGTATAGCTGGAATTATTGCTCCAATATTATCAATGATTCTTTTAAAATATGTATTTTTTAATGAATTATCTTTTTTGCATATAATTTTAATAGGAGCATTGGTTGGAATATTTGGAGAATTTGGTGATTTAAGTGAATCACTTTTAAAAAGAGAATTTGAAATAAAGGATTCTGGGACAATTTTACTTGGACATGGTGGAATTTGGGATAGATTTGATAGTCTAATTTTTGCAATTCCAGTTTTATATTATTATCTTAAATTTTTTGTATTTTAA
- the dxr gene encoding 1-deoxy-D-xylulose-5-phosphate reductoisomerase — protein MKKIAILGATGSIGKNGLKVIDQFKDKFEIIALSANKNYKLLIEQIKKYKPKYVSIGTEEGYKAIKKEFSNIEIFIGESGLKKIGQIDEMDILLTAVSGSIGIESTIEAIKNGKRIALANKETLVAAGDIITKMDREILPVDSEHSAIFQSLKSGKNKEVENIILTASGGPFRGYTLNELKNISVEQALKHPNWKMGSKITIDSATLVNKGLEVIEAHYLFNVDYDKIKVLVHPESIVHSMVEFKDSSVIAQMGMPDMKLPIQYAFTYPDRMSNVELPKLNLGKIGKLTFEEPNLELFKGLKLAYEAGKNGNGYPIVFNMANEELVKLFLDRKIKFLEIYDYIEEVLNQFNSEKIETVEQIKHIEKITKEKLRRMINEK, from the coding sequence ATGAAAAAAATCGCGATACTTGGAGCAACTGGGAGCATAGGGAAAAATGGATTAAAAGTAATAGATCAATTTAAAGATAAATTTGAGATTATAGCACTTTCAGCTAATAAAAATTATAAATTATTAATAGAACAGATAAAAAAATATAAGCCTAAATATGTTTCAATAGGAACAGAAGAAGGATATAAGGCGATAAAAAAAGAATTTTCTAATATAGAAATATTTATAGGAGAAAGTGGATTAAAAAAAATAGGGCAAATTGATGAAATGGATATTTTATTAACAGCAGTTTCTGGTTCTATAGGAATAGAATCAACTATTGAAGCAATAAAAAATGGTAAAAGAATTGCGTTGGCTAATAAAGAGACATTAGTGGCTGCAGGTGATATAATAACGAAAATGGATAGAGAAATTTTGCCAGTAGATAGTGAACATAGTGCAATATTTCAATCTTTAAAATCAGGAAAAAATAAAGAGGTTGAAAATATAATTTTAACAGCATCTGGTGGGCCTTTTAGGGGGTACACATTAAATGAATTAAAAAATATTTCTGTAGAACAAGCTTTAAAACATCCCAATTGGAAAATGGGAAGTAAAATTACAATTGATTCAGCTACTCTTGTAAATAAGGGGCTAGAGGTTATAGAAGCACATTATCTTTTTAATGTAGATTATGACAAGATAAAGGTATTGGTGCATCCTGAAAGTATAGTACACTCAATGGTTGAATTTAAAGATAGTTCCGTTATTGCTCAAATGGGAATGCCAGATATGAAACTTCCAATACAATATGCATTTACATATCCAGATAGAATGTCAAATGTCGAGTTGCCAAAATTAAATTTAGGAAAAATTGGGAAATTAACATTCGAAGAACCTAATTTAGAACTGTTTAAAGGGCTTAAATTAGCATATGAAGCAGGAAAAAATGGAAATGGGTATCCTATTGTATTTAATATGGCAAATGAAGAATTAGTAAAGCTATTTTTAGATAGAAAAATTAAGTTTTTAGAAATATACGATTATATTGAAGAAGTATTAAATCAATTTAATTCCGAAAAAATAGAAACAGTAGAACAAATAAAACATATAGAAAAAATCACAAAAGAAAAACTAAGGAGAATGATAAATGAAAAATAA